The region TGTTGTTTTGGCAAAACATGATACAATATTGAATTTCATGAATTGCTGTCTGTACAAGTCACTTGTTTTACTCTCTTATTTAACAAAAATGCTCAAAGCTATTAAAGTCTTTACTAGCAGAGGAGCTGGACGATCAGTGTATTGAAGAagtaaaggtaccttgacacttgcacgaatttgatccccacattgGCACGCAATCTGGTGTGCCAGACAGTAAACTCGTTGgctgcgtgcaagtgtgcaaagaaaatttgaaatgtttaaaatgtctggcacgcattaatttttgTGAACTAGACGTCTGTCTGAACATTGCGCAGTATATTTGAAAACACTGTATGTCACTGCGAGTCGATGGCACAGCTCAGCACAacacatctgaatgattatgacaagatgttacatctataataaacagaaTTTTGCAGATACATTAccaaactcataagaaggaatgaaaatgcaactgttttaccaagccattacaaaataaatatattaaataattacctttgaaatgattccaaatgcgttctccacatcatgaaacacacaagaaaagctgcagctgtagataattcctctgtgattccagaagtgatgaaAGATGATTTCATCAGCCagtttctgagagcaaatgcttcATCTGCTacgtaataattattttatataacacggCATCCAGCGGCACAAAACGGTGtgcattggcacgatgaattgcgaggcagtgcagggatgacattcgtgcaagtgtcaaggtgcctaagTCCTCTGTAGGCCCTGAGGAccgttggtgccagtgcttatggtAACATGAGAGATCACACTAATGGACAAATCCTTTGTAATAAAATCCCATATTGAAATGTCAAGTATCTGCCATTGCTgtgtgtagcaagatgaagtccggattgaaaagacgttcccgctagcttggctaacggggaattcccctttggctgacctggtagagttctggtctttagtgcgagcagtccgggttttgatcccaccgccgtcccagccacaaaggtcctacagtcacatgcgtaaattaatttatttatagaAAGTGGCTACTGGAGTTATTGAAATTCTTACTAATGATGGTGTCATTATTTTCTGTGTCTGTCTTTAACAGATTGAAGAGAGACGCGCAATGGCAGGAGGCTCCAACGACACGAGCTGTGTGTTTCTAGTGAATCGGCCGTATGCGCTTATCTGCTCAGCAGTGGCCTTCTACATCCCATTGGCTCTCATGGTTCTGGCCTATCAACGTATCTACGTCACCGCTATGGCACACGTACGGCAGATCGAGACGCTGCAGCGCGCTGGGTGTGCTCCTGTCACCGGGTCAGCTGTAGTCAACACCATTAGATCCTCCACTACCTCAGATCCAGAACATTTCCATCTCAGGTCGACGACGGGTTCGTCCAACTCTGAGCATGCTCCGATAGTGACGAGTCGCATGCGCATTGAGACGAAAGCGGCAAAAACACTGGCGGTTATAATGGGGTGTTTCTGCCTGTGCTGGGCACCATTCTTCATCACCAACGTGGTGGATCCCTTTATCCACTATTCCGTGCCCTGGCAGCTGTGGACAGCCTGGCTCTGGCTCGGGTACATTAACTCGGGGCTAAACCCCGTCCTGTATGCCTTCCTGAACCGAGCGTTTCGGAGGGCATTTCTGATGATCCTCTGCTGTGAGGATGAACGCTACGCTCGGCATGGGAGCTGTACATATGGCTACACCCACAGGGAGTGTACAGTGGCGTCGTTCAACGGCACGTCTATTGCACCAAGGTAAAAACACAACCCGGTTGCAGCTGCCTTTGCTCCCacttttgtttattttaaatgtaGCCCTGGGAAGTGAAGAATTCAATAAAACATTTCCACCTGATCTGAGGACTATGTTCAGCTGCTCCAGCAGACTAGCAGGTCAAATTTAATATATGTTCAACTCTCATCTGTGACGTCACTGGATTGCCAACTCAAACAAAAGACTGCTGGGGGAAGTGATGGTATAGAGGTTAAAGTTCTCCCCTATTAAAGTTAATGAGTCATGAGAATAAATAAAAagccaaaataataatgataataatgaaaacACAATAACACATTTGGTAAATTATTTCTGGGATATCATCTTTTTGTATATTTGACATCAATTTCAGACATCTTTTTAGTTTATATGTCATCATTTTGACATCACACACTCTAAAACGTAATT is a window of Thalassophryne amazonica chromosome 17, fThaAma1.1, whole genome shotgun sequence DNA encoding:
- the LOC117529884 gene encoding 5-hydroxytryptamine receptor 4-like isoform X1 is translated as MATAPPLHVLDDRLNTGNQQGQQQEFLSSLEKVLLTIFLSIIIIMTVFGNLLVMVALCRDRNLRKKKTNYFIVSLAFADLLVAVVVMPFAAIELTTGQWRYGEIFCLVRTSLDVLLTTASILHLCCIALDRYYAICCQPLVYRHKMTPVRVAGMLGGCWIIPTFISFLPIMQSWNEIGIEDIIEERRAMAGGSNDTSCVFLVNRPYALICSAVAFYIPLALMVLAYQRIYVTAMAHVRQIETLQRAGCAPVTGSAVVNTIRSSTTSDPEHFHLRSTTGSSNSEHAPIVTSRMRIETKAAKTLAVIMGCFCLCWAPFFITNVVDPFIHYSVPWQLWTAWLWLGYINSGLNPVLYAFLNRAFRRAFLMILCCEDERYARHGSCTYGYTHRECTVASFNGTSIAPRLSFLPNRSYSDNGRTILANEQESQDSLGPL
- the LOC117529884 gene encoding 5-hydroxytryptamine receptor 4-like isoform X2, yielding MATAPPLQKKKTNYFIVSLAFADLLVAVVVMPFAAIELTTGQWRYGEIFCLVRTSLDVLLTTASILHLCCIALDRYYAICCQPLVYRHKMTPVRVAGMLGGCWIIPTFISFLPIMQSWNEIGIEDIIEERRAMAGGSNDTSCVFLVNRPYALICSAVAFYIPLALMVLAYQRIYVTAMAHVRQIETLQRAGCAPVTGSAVVNTIRSSTTSDPEHFHLRSTTGSSNSEHAPIVTSRMRIETKAAKTLAVIMGCFCLCWAPFFITNVVDPFIHYSVPWQLWTAWLWLGYINSGLNPVLYAFLNRAFRRAFLMILCCEDERYARHGSCTYGYTHRECTVASFNGTSIAPRLSFLPNRSYSDNGRTILANEQESQDSLGPL